In the genome of Streptomyces sp. V2I9, one region contains:
- the eccCa gene encoding type VII secretion protein EccCa, with amino-acid sequence MSTRLIHRPARTARPPAAPAPRTIEAPPNLPEGKAGNIAMSLLPVAGVMSSVVMMTVVRNSQFAALGAIILVVTVIGSVALLFSQRGKAQRTRRTQREAYLAYVEDLREEFSAEERERRERADVLNPPPYALYDIVRDPARLWERRRIDDDFLRVRIGTGEMPVRDLGIAEPGSTVLTPPDLFMLNEASALVNRFRNGTELPLTVPLDRIGNVSVVGPREDCLRVARALLVQAAALHAPDDVAIALAAPGDRTADWEWAKWLPHLLDTEQFDGPVAARRIAPSAPQLARRLGPELRRRASYAAEVRRGLAGKDALSMNSRLLVVTDGHGEDAVDLPRPDDAVGLREMGVTVLHLVERRVQEPGQVSVRITVDGTDVTVEDLRTPEPVEAHGTVDEAGVPFAEGLARMLAPLRLSAESLVDAPLSGPVEFAAMLGIDDVARLDLDRLWAPRGERAFLRVPIGVSDSHEPVLLDLKESSELGMGPHGLCVGATGSGKSELLRTLVLALVATHPPEDLALVLVDYKGGATFAPFAELPHVAGVITNLENQAGLVERVHSSLAGEVKRRQQALKDAGNVADIGDYAALRAEKRPDLDPLPHLFVVIDEFGELLTAKPDFIDLFLSIGRIGRSIGVHLLLSSQRIEGGKLKGLDTYLSYRLGLRTFSADESRTVLDTTDAFHLPPLPGFGYLKVDTSHYARFKAGYVSGGYRGPVRSQDAAETGPLALPYEAFNTLAGPDEARTSPEPASRRRETGPTELGIMVEQLTGVADPVRSIWLPPLPTATALDTVAGPLDIGPDGMRLTGTDTAGGRRPLRVPVGLLDDPARQWQGQWYLDLTVAGGHVAVIGGPQSGKTTLLRTLVLSLALTHTPREIGVYGLDLVGGGLQALSGLPHVGGIAGRADRERAARTVEEVRTMLALREDLFREHGIDSVEQLRTLHASGRLPELASAEVLLVIDGFGALRDDFDELDDAIADILKRGGGYGIHVVAGMLRWNDVRIAIQSNFGTRVELRLNDPGESSIDRKLAETLSPDEPGRVLTDAKLFAQVALPRTDGVADTVDLGAVLERSARTVRATWSGEVAQPVRVLPHILEPHSLPGPAAEPTRVPIGLDQSALAPVLLDLFHHDQHLLVLGDSECGKTNLLRTVAHGLVDRYGEDELVFAVMDPRRSLRGAVPEEFNGGYAYNAKLCAGLSAGIATELEKRLPDENARLEDLEPGRWGKGPRIVVLVDDYDVLTTAGQSPLSPFLPYIPSAVDIGLHFVLTRRVAGASRGMYEPLVQGLRESGASALVMAGDRSEGQLFPGVYASQQAAGRGVFIRRGQPNRLIQTVCAPT; translated from the coding sequence ATGAGCACCCGACTGATCCACCGCCCCGCCCGGACCGCCCGTCCCCCGGCCGCGCCCGCGCCCCGCACCATCGAGGCGCCGCCCAACCTCCCCGAGGGGAAGGCGGGCAACATCGCGATGTCCCTGCTGCCGGTCGCCGGGGTCATGTCGTCCGTCGTGATGATGACGGTGGTCCGCAACAGCCAGTTCGCCGCCCTCGGCGCGATCATCCTCGTGGTCACCGTCATCGGCTCCGTGGCGCTGCTCTTCTCCCAGCGCGGCAAGGCCCAGCGCACCCGCCGCACGCAGCGCGAGGCGTATCTCGCCTACGTGGAGGACCTGCGTGAGGAGTTCTCCGCCGAGGAACGCGAGCGGCGCGAGCGCGCGGACGTGCTGAACCCGCCCCCGTACGCCCTGTACGACATCGTGCGGGACCCGGCCCGCCTCTGGGAGCGGCGCAGGATCGACGACGACTTCCTGCGGGTGCGGATCGGTACCGGTGAGATGCCGGTACGCGATCTGGGGATCGCCGAACCGGGCTCGACCGTGCTCACCCCGCCCGACCTGTTCATGCTCAACGAGGCGTCCGCGCTGGTGAACCGGTTCCGCAACGGCACCGAACTCCCGCTGACCGTCCCGCTGGACCGGATCGGCAACGTCAGCGTGGTCGGACCCCGCGAGGACTGTCTTCGGGTGGCCCGTGCCCTGCTGGTCCAGGCCGCAGCCCTGCACGCGCCCGACGACGTGGCCATCGCACTCGCCGCGCCGGGCGACCGGACGGCCGACTGGGAGTGGGCCAAGTGGCTGCCGCACCTGCTGGACACCGAGCAGTTCGACGGGCCGGTGGCCGCCCGCCGCATCGCCCCGTCCGCACCGCAGCTCGCCCGTCGGCTCGGCCCCGAGCTGCGCCGCCGCGCGTCGTACGCGGCCGAGGTCAGGCGCGGTCTGGCCGGGAAGGACGCCCTGTCCATGAACTCCCGGCTGCTCGTCGTGACCGACGGGCACGGCGAGGACGCCGTCGATCTGCCGCGCCCGGACGACGCCGTCGGCCTCCGCGAGATGGGCGTCACCGTCCTGCACCTGGTGGAGCGGCGGGTGCAGGAGCCGGGACAGGTCAGCGTACGGATCACCGTCGACGGCACGGACGTGACCGTCGAGGACCTGCGCACGCCGGAGCCCGTGGAGGCGCACGGCACGGTGGACGAAGCCGGCGTCCCGTTCGCCGAGGGCCTGGCGAGGATGCTCGCACCGCTGCGCCTGTCCGCCGAGTCGCTGGTCGACGCCCCGCTGTCCGGACCGGTGGAGTTCGCGGCGATGCTCGGCATCGACGACGTGGCCCGGCTCGACCTGGACCGGCTGTGGGCGCCTCGGGGCGAACGCGCGTTCCTGCGCGTTCCGATCGGCGTCAGCGACTCCCACGAGCCGGTGCTGCTGGACCTCAAGGAGTCCTCGGAGCTGGGGATGGGCCCGCACGGGCTGTGTGTGGGCGCGACGGGTTCGGGAAAGTCCGAACTGCTGCGCACCCTGGTCCTCGCCCTGGTGGCGACGCATCCGCCGGAAGACCTGGCGCTCGTGCTGGTCGACTACAAGGGCGGGGCGACCTTCGCGCCGTTCGCGGAGCTGCCGCACGTGGCCGGGGTCATCACCAACCTGGAGAACCAGGCGGGGCTCGTCGAGCGCGTCCACTCCTCGCTCGCCGGTGAGGTCAAGCGCCGCCAGCAGGCACTGAAGGACGCGGGGAACGTCGCGGACATCGGGGACTACGCCGCGCTGCGCGCCGAGAAGCGGCCGGACCTGGACCCGCTGCCGCACCTGTTCGTGGTGATCGACGAGTTCGGCGAACTGCTCACCGCCAAACCGGACTTCATCGACCTGTTCCTCTCCATCGGGCGGATCGGCCGCTCCATCGGCGTCCATCTGCTGCTCTCCAGCCAGCGCATCGAGGGCGGCAAGCTCAAGGGCCTGGACACCTATCTCTCCTACCGGCTCGGGCTGCGGACCTTCTCCGCGGACGAGTCACGGACCGTCCTGGACACCACGGACGCCTTCCATCTGCCGCCGCTGCCCGGTTTCGGCTACCTGAAGGTCGACACGAGCCATTACGCGCGGTTCAAGGCGGGCTACGTGTCAGGGGGTTACCGCGGCCCGGTCCGCAGCCAGGACGCGGCGGAGACCGGACCGCTGGCGCTGCCGTACGAAGCGTTCAACACCCTGGCCGGGCCGGACGAGGCCCGGACGTCCCCGGAACCGGCGTCCCGCCGACGGGAGACCGGCCCGACCGAACTCGGCATCATGGTCGAGCAGTTGACCGGCGTCGCCGACCCCGTACGGAGCATCTGGCTGCCGCCGCTGCCCACCGCCACCGCGCTGGACACCGTCGCCGGCCCGCTGGACATCGGCCCGGACGGGATGCGGCTGACCGGTACGGACACGGCGGGCGGCCGCCGCCCCCTCCGCGTCCCTGTCGGACTGCTCGACGACCCGGCCCGGCAGTGGCAGGGGCAGTGGTACCTGGACCTGACGGTGGCGGGCGGCCATGTGGCGGTGATCGGCGGCCCGCAATCGGGCAAGACGACGCTGCTGCGCACCCTCGTCCTCTCCCTCGCGCTCACCCACACCCCGCGCGAGATCGGCGTGTACGGACTCGACCTCGTCGGCGGCGGTCTCCAGGCGCTGTCGGGGCTGCCGCACGTCGGAGGCATCGCGGGCCGCGCCGACCGGGAACGGGCGGCGCGCACCGTCGAGGAGGTCCGCACGATGCTCGCGCTGCGCGAGGACCTCTTCCGCGAGCACGGCATCGACTCGGTCGAGCAGCTGCGCACCCTGCACGCGAGCGGCCGGCTGCCCGAGCTCGCCTCCGCGGAGGTCCTCCTGGTCATCGACGGTTTCGGCGCGCTGCGCGACGATTTCGACGAGCTCGACGACGCGATCGCCGACATCCTCAAGCGCGGCGGCGGGTACGGCATCCACGTCGTCGCGGGCATGCTGCGCTGGAACGACGTACGCATCGCCATCCAGTCCAACTTCGGCACCCGTGTCGAGCTGCGTCTCAACGACCCCGGCGAGTCCAGCATCGACCGCAAGCTCGCCGAGACGCTGTCGCCGGACGAGCCCGGCCGGGTCCTCACCGATGCCAAGCTCTTCGCCCAGGTGGCGCTTCCGCGCACGGACGGCGTCGCCGACACGGTGGACCTCGGGGCGGTCCTGGAGCGCTCGGCCCGTACGGTCCGAGCCACCTGGAGCGGCGAAGTCGCCCAGCCTGTGAGGGTGTTGCCCCACATCCTGGAGCCGCACTCGCTGCCGGGGCCGGCGGCCGAGCCCACCCGCGTACCGATCGGGCTCGATCAGTCGGCGCTCGCCCCCGTCCTGCTCGACCTGTTCCACCACGACCAGCACCTGCTGGTGCTGGGGGACAGCGAGTGCGGCAAGACGAACCTGCTGCGGACCGTCGCGCACGGGCTCGTCGACCGGTACGGCGAGGACGAGCTGGTGTTCGCCGTGATGGATCCGCGGCGCTCGCTGCGCGGCGCGGTGCCGGAAGAGTTCAACGGCGGCTACGCGTACAACGCGAAGCTGTGCGCGGGCCTTTCGGCGGGCATCGCCACCGAACTGGAGAAGCGCCTGCCCGACGAGAACGCCCGCCTGGAGGACCTGGAACCGGGCCGCTGGGGCAAGGGCCCGCGCATCGTGGTCCTGGTGGACGACTACGACGTGCTCACGACCGCCGGGCAGTCGCCGCTGTCGCCGTTCCTCCCGTACATCCCGTCGGCGGTGGACATCGGCCTCCACTTCGTCCTGACGCGCCGGGTCGCCGGTGCGTCGCGGGGCATGTACGAACCGCTGGTGCAGGGGCTGCGGGAATCGGGGGCCTCGGCCCTGGTGATGGCGGGCGACCGGAGCGAGGGCCAGCTCTTCCCGGGCGTGTACGCCTCCCAACAGGCGGCGGGGCGTGGTGTGTTCATCCGTCGCGGCCAGCCGAACCGTCTGATCCAGACGGTCTGCGCGCCGACCTGA
- a CDS encoding DUF6177 family protein, with protein sequence MTKDVIALTPRMPDPWAVLAGLLSGGPDKLVDTRGEGAVVQLCDPEGRPLVSVEAPLLVSVEGEAERLLGTVPPPVPYWWTEARATTGVAEAEQLAGTFAARLATLVGGSAWPPDAVGSIAVVKTEGVSVAPEPAAARPAIDVLTEKVAVVIQDRPVVAMTAWLSDAFRAAAAAGLGLQIVSPAGTTLSPAVRDALGGWPSRWIVQDERDGYYDGLTGAVLRWQDGVFDPVLSPDATADDPRTPVAAAYQQVQDTGERQLGLTFRMVHPADERLVLGGGLEAVWRELTGEPPAGWGTAEPANLPWSATRLTDVAHRRAPEPSWFVVVGHRSRPGIATVRVTRTTAGVEEEVTLAFGYGADEKPPLDALPAAAEALATRHHLQSMLVQLRKARRDIAVPPRFEGPGVPLAFVLGAEEVRAMPGDRARRTPLDGQPVPLGPRTRQALYYPLPGDPSDLTGWQEFERLMRHLKGA encoded by the coding sequence ATGACCAAGGACGTCATCGCCCTCACTCCCCGCATGCCCGACCCCTGGGCCGTACTGGCGGGCCTGCTCTCGGGCGGCCCCGACAAGCTCGTCGACACACGGGGAGAGGGAGCAGTCGTACAGCTCTGCGATCCGGAGGGCCGCCCGCTCGTCTCCGTGGAGGCACCGCTCCTGGTCTCCGTCGAGGGCGAGGCGGAGCGGCTGCTCGGGACGGTGCCGCCGCCGGTGCCGTACTGGTGGACGGAGGCTCGTGCCACCACGGGCGTCGCCGAGGCGGAGCAGCTCGCGGGCACGTTCGCGGCCCGGCTCGCCACGCTGGTGGGCGGCTCCGCCTGGCCACCGGACGCGGTCGGCTCGATCGCCGTGGTGAAGACCGAGGGCGTGAGCGTCGCGCCGGAGCCCGCGGCCGCCCGGCCCGCCATCGACGTGCTCACCGAGAAGGTCGCGGTCGTCATCCAGGACCGCCCGGTGGTGGCGATGACGGCCTGGCTGTCCGACGCCTTCCGGGCGGCGGCTGCCGCGGGCCTCGGCCTCCAGATCGTCTCCCCGGCGGGCACCACGCTCTCCCCCGCCGTACGGGACGCGCTGGGCGGGTGGCCGTCCCGCTGGATCGTCCAGGACGAACGTGACGGCTACTACGACGGTCTGACGGGAGCCGTACTGCGCTGGCAGGACGGCGTGTTCGACCCCGTGCTCTCCCCCGACGCCACGGCTGACGACCCGCGCACCCCGGTGGCGGCCGCCTACCAGCAGGTCCAGGACACCGGCGAACGCCAGCTCGGCCTGACCTTCCGCATGGTGCACCCGGCGGACGAGCGACTGGTGCTGGGCGGTGGCCTGGAGGCCGTGTGGCGTGAACTGACAGGAGAGCCGCCGGCCGGCTGGGGAACAGCGGAACCGGCCAACCTCCCCTGGTCCGCCACCCGGTTGACCGATGTCGCGCACCGCCGGGCACCCGAGCCGAGCTGGTTCGTCGTGGTCGGCCACCGCTCGCGGCCGGGGATCGCCACCGTACGGGTCACGCGTACGACGGCCGGTGTGGAGGAGGAGGTCACGCTGGCGTTCGGCTACGGCGCGGACGAGAAGCCGCCGCTGGACGCTCTGCCCGCGGCCGCCGAGGCGCTCGCCACGCGCCACCACCTCCAGTCGATGCTCGTACAACTTCGCAAAGCACGCCGGGACATCGCCGTGCCCCCGCGCTTCGAGGGCCCCGGAGTCCCGCTGGCCTTCGTACTGGGCGCGGAGGAGGTCCGCGCGATGCCGGGGGACCGGGCACGCCGCACCCCGCTGGACGGACAACCGGTGCCGCTCGGCCCGAGAACCAGGCAAGCGCTGTACTACCCGCTGCCGGGGGACCCCTCGGATCTGACCGGGTGGCAGGAGTTCGAGCGGCTGATGCGGCATCTCAAGGGGGCGTAG